From a region of the Candidatus Jettenia caeni genome:
- a CDS encoding putative DNA primase: MNDFETIKNRLSIIDLLHAYKAEKKGRFANPSPCCNHNDCMSIDEDKNLWKCFSCGNGGSVIDLIMVADQCNESEALKKASEMIGYELQNQYQEKEEKKETAQERMYRLAAEYYHQAMVLEGSQGREWFCNVRGHTESTLQFMGAGWTTGGLLSFLQGQSFTPAECLSFGLARDKDKDGKQIPVQDYYWQGLVVFPVVDHSGNVISFTCKDPLKKVKGLLLKGAKKTWFLNHQTLGKHQETFLVEGENDRASLLDVGINNVIGTAGAPNAEQVTLLKNFYPNKTLYLWFDKDPQKDFRKNEGGPHHTRFIYQGLQEEESIKVKIITHPGTAKDPDEYIQKLRKEGCSAADIRNAVKALKDQALDPLAWEIEMLKSIPEPKDRLETLKIRQIPHTVSRLHSKAEQEVYTTLIAQTIGITTRAAEDLVMNSTDLSKELSIAFGEDAELKRADGTRVADQIFKWFSNGAGARFFKTSDKKVWIFYRGQIYEIGNNIDFNSLIFRLTRLTAIEKPGPVVWYSLQTLCNIHGEYVALMSWLYTDKEKDTIYVNLSSPHNKIIKLTAGEDPKVIDNGTNENSVLLSSSPQMKPFEYQPNVALAEGFRAVKTLLMDTIPAEGPQRYFLMCWIISVFIMNYQGDRGLVQILGDSSLGKSKIGERTSQLIYGENYSGRGTDAADDRTAAQNPVVFQDNLENRNLTQKKVDFLLLLANSANKPKAKTGSDTENIYQKLNSMGMISSIEAFPGKLPELVNRTFSIILEDRFKISGYTHDEVMRSISKQRNFILSAILKMISKSVLPRLSERTEWSKYLNTRFPKHNKDRNNEHLCTMMVILEALLEYIPSQKDTEIKKQAADLLERWITYQEEQAKQTAVTSNTLLTLMDGLVKEVWIKIRGRADLQYQSITEYPDKRVLVFDDPEYLETFYLTESQEEISEDEDYEGLTESIQRLEMIVTAADLFTIFNRYCANQHIKNPYDSPNALGARISNDKEVMKKGGWEYISRKEGEIKYKKIMGKWYWKFSKKMRVLR, from the coding sequence ATGAACGACTTCGAAACTATTAAAAACAGATTATCAATAATCGATTTACTCCATGCCTACAAAGCTGAGAAAAAGGGGCGCTTTGCTAATCCCTCACCTTGCTGTAATCATAATGACTGTATGTCAATCGATGAAGATAAGAATTTATGGAAGTGTTTTTCATGTGGAAACGGGGGTTCTGTTATTGATCTGATTATGGTTGCAGACCAATGTAATGAATCCGAGGCACTAAAGAAGGCATCAGAAATGATCGGGTATGAGTTACAGAACCAATACCAGGAGAAGGAAGAGAAAAAGGAGACGGCGCAGGAAAGGATGTACCGGCTTGCGGCTGAGTATTATCACCAGGCGATGGTTTTAGAGGGGTCTCAGGGGCGGGAATGGTTTTGTAACGTGCGTGGACACACGGAATCCACCTTACAATTTATGGGGGCAGGGTGGACTACGGGAGGGCTTCTTTCGTTTTTACAAGGGCAATCGTTTACTCCGGCAGAATGTCTGAGTTTTGGTCTTGCAAGGGATAAAGATAAGGATGGGAAGCAGATACCGGTTCAGGATTATTACTGGCAAGGGCTTGTTGTCTTCCCGGTGGTTGACCATTCGGGGAATGTTATTTCGTTTACCTGCAAGGATCCTCTTAAGAAGGTAAAAGGGTTACTCCTCAAGGGCGCGAAAAAGACATGGTTTTTGAATCACCAGACGCTAGGGAAACACCAGGAGACCTTTCTAGTTGAAGGCGAGAATGACCGGGCTAGTTTGCTGGATGTTGGGATAAACAATGTGATCGGGACGGCAGGCGCGCCAAATGCGGAACAGGTTACTTTGCTGAAGAATTTTTATCCAAATAAAACACTCTATTTGTGGTTTGATAAGGATCCGCAGAAGGATTTCAGGAAAAACGAGGGAGGGCCGCATCATACCCGTTTTATCTACCAGGGTCTCCAGGAAGAGGAGAGTATTAAGGTTAAGATAATTACTCATCCGGGAACGGCAAAAGATCCGGATGAGTATATTCAGAAGTTGCGAAAAGAGGGATGCTCTGCAGCAGATATTCGGAATGCAGTTAAGGCATTAAAGGATCAAGCATTGGATCCTCTGGCATGGGAGATAGAGATGTTAAAGTCTATACCAGAGCCAAAGGATAGGCTTGAGACTTTAAAGATCCGGCAAATTCCTCATACTGTTAGTAGGCTGCATTCCAAAGCAGAACAAGAGGTTTATACAACCCTTATCGCGCAAACGATTGGGATAACAACCAGGGCAGCGGAAGATTTAGTTATGAATTCTACGGACCTTTCAAAAGAGCTATCGATTGCGTTTGGCGAGGATGCGGAGTTGAAAAGGGCTGATGGGACGAGGGTGGCCGATCAGATCTTTAAGTGGTTTTCGAATGGCGCCGGTGCGAGGTTTTTTAAGACAAGCGATAAAAAGGTGTGGATATTTTACCGCGGCCAGATTTATGAGATTGGGAATAATATTGATTTTAACTCGTTGATATTCAGGCTTACAAGGCTTACAGCGATAGAAAAGCCGGGACCTGTTGTGTGGTATTCGCTCCAAACCCTCTGTAATATTCACGGGGAATATGTGGCGCTGATGAGTTGGCTGTATACCGACAAAGAGAAGGATACGATTTATGTGAATTTAAGTAGTCCACATAATAAAATAATCAAGCTAACAGCGGGTGAGGATCCAAAGGTTATCGATAATGGCACGAATGAGAATTCCGTGTTGTTATCATCGAGCCCTCAAATGAAACCGTTTGAATATCAGCCAAATGTAGCGTTAGCCGAAGGCTTTCGCGCAGTAAAAACGCTGCTTATGGATACGATACCAGCAGAAGGGCCACAGCGGTACTTTCTGATGTGCTGGATTATCTCTGTGTTTATCATGAATTACCAGGGTGACCGGGGATTGGTTCAGATCCTTGGTGATAGTTCCTTGGGAAAATCGAAGATTGGTGAACGGACAAGTCAGCTTATTTATGGAGAAAATTATAGTGGCCGAGGCACTGATGCGGCTGATGATAGGACGGCCGCACAAAATCCAGTTGTCTTCCAGGATAACTTGGAGAATCGAAATCTTACCCAAAAGAAGGTTGATTTTTTACTGCTGTTGGCCAATAGCGCTAACAAGCCAAAGGCAAAAACAGGAAGCGATACGGAGAATATTTACCAGAAACTAAACTCCATGGGTATGATATCGAGTATTGAAGCATTTCCCGGGAAGCTGCCAGAGCTCGTGAATAGGACTTTTTCTATCATCCTTGAAGATCGATTTAAGATATCAGGATATACTCACGATGAAGTCATGAGAAGTATATCAAAGCAAAGAAATTTTATCCTTTCTGCTATCCTCAAAATGATAAGTAAGTCAGTCCTTCCGAGGTTATCGGAAAGGACTGAATGGTCGAAGTATCTTAATACACGCTTCCCAAAACATAATAAGGATAGGAATAATGAACATCTATGTACAATGATGGTCATCCTTGAAGCTTTACTCGAGTATATACCATCTCAAAAAGATACTGAAATTAAGAAACAGGCTGCAGACTTACTTGAGAGATGGATTACCTATCAAGAAGAACAGGCGAAGCAAACAGCGGTCACTTCCAATACCCTGCTAACCCTTATGGACGGTCTTGTGAAAGAAGTATGGATAAAAATAAGAGGCAGGGCAGATCTGCAATATCAATCAATAACTGAATATCCTGACAAGAGGGTTCTCGTGTTCGATGATCCTGAGTATCTTGAAACGTTTTATCTCACTGAGTCTCAAGAGGAGATCAGTGAGGATGAGGATTATGAAGGTCTCACAGAGAGTATACAGAGGCTGGAAATGATAGTAACGGCTGCGGATCTATTTACGATTTTTAATCGTTACTGCGCTAATCAGCATATTAAAAACCCGTACGATTCCCCAAATGCACTTGGAGCCCGTATATCGAATGACAAAGAAGTTATGAAGAAGGGTGGCTGGGAATATATCTCCAGGAAAGAGGGAGAGATTAAATATAAAAAGATTATGGGGAAGTGGTATTGGAAGTTTAGTAAGAAGATGAGGGTGTTAAGATGA
- a CDS encoding putative tyrosine recombinase has translation MVISPDTGYKLEGMGKGFFLQGGGGGNIFLTEFEMCEIKSYLEGFERHLRILQALSEGSVRTYRDKILEFFTWLEEMRSRESEVRSQKGIADITRQDVERYLEHCFYKGNGNQTRFTKLIALQKFFRYLVYEGVIKEDSTANIPRPKIWKKFVQKFTQQEVLEFFRVINIMSEKGLRDAVIVILAAFAGLRVSEILNLDLTDVIDDGKAIDITIRESKHHSSRVVYLWKVPSLFVRKWLSIRLSHHARGEDPFIISYRKGGKVYGDGKRLTANAVDAIIKRYAERAGIRKAKIHIHMFRATHASDLRSIQGYDIAAIGERLGHKHAETTMRYFPTRGRIHRIYPSLAAYWQPFTNLWIKKDEGEKIEGSKQ, from the coding sequence TTGGTTATTTCCCCTGATACTGGTTATAAATTGGAGGGTATGGGGAAAGGGTTTTTTCTTCAGGGGGGCGGCGGGGGGAATATCTTTTTGACGGAGTTTGAGATGTGTGAAATAAAGTCATATCTGGAAGGTTTTGAGAGGCATTTGAGGATTTTACAGGCATTGTCGGAGGGGAGTGTGAGGACATATCGGGATAAGATCCTGGAGTTCTTTACATGGCTGGAAGAGATGCGGAGTCGGGAGTCAGAAGTCAGGAGTCAGAAGGGTATTGCGGATATTACCAGGCAGGATGTTGAGAGATATTTGGAACATTGTTTTTATAAGGGGAATGGGAATCAGACTCGGTTTACAAAGTTGATTGCGTTACAGAAGTTCTTCCGGTACCTGGTGTATGAGGGGGTAATTAAAGAGGATAGTACGGCTAATATACCCAGGCCGAAAATTTGGAAAAAGTTTGTTCAGAAGTTTACACAGCAAGAGGTCCTCGAGTTTTTCCGGGTGATCAATATTATGTCAGAAAAAGGGCTTCGGGATGCGGTGATTGTTATCCTGGCTGCCTTTGCCGGGTTACGGGTTAGCGAGATCTTAAATCTTGATCTTACGGACGTTATAGACGATGGAAAGGCTATTGATATTACTATCAGGGAGAGCAAGCATCATTCTAGCAGGGTTGTATATTTATGGAAGGTCCCTTCTTTATTCGTGAGGAAGTGGCTTTCGATAAGGTTGTCACACCATGCAAGAGGTGAGGATCCATTTATTATATCGTATCGTAAGGGCGGCAAGGTGTATGGCGATGGGAAGCGGTTAACGGCGAATGCCGTGGATGCGATTATTAAGAGATATGCGGAAAGGGCGGGGATAAGGAAGGCTAAAATACATATTCATATGTTCCGGGCTACGCATGCTTCAGATCTTCGGAGTATACAGGGATACGATATCGCGGCGATCGGGGAACGGCTTGGGCATAAGCATGCAGAGACAACGATGAGGTATTTCCCTACGCGCGGACGCATACACAGAATATATCCGAGCCTGGCAGCATACTGGCAGCCATTCACAAATCTTTGGATTAAAAAGGATGAAGGAGAGAAGATTGAAGGAAGTAAGCAGTAA